A genomic region of Miscanthus floridulus cultivar M001 chromosome 3, ASM1932011v1, whole genome shotgun sequence contains the following coding sequences:
- the LOC136547293 gene encoding ribonuclease 1-like has translation MKLVIAFLVLFSLLAVSSAAEKFDFFYLVQQWPGSFCDTRQGCCFPDDTKPAAAFGIHGLWPNYAKCRGRQGLARAMLGDDAFLSTVGRRGKCWPEYCDDGNELSPWEIRDLVASLDRSWPTLSCKNRRSFEFWSYEWKKHGTCSNLEPHDYFARTLALKAKHDLAAILADAGIVPSDTETYPVSSVRDAIAQGTGFVANLECNRDADGEAQLFQVYQCVDRDAKDLIDCPLAMPTKCTDRVKLPVF, from the exons ATGAAGCTTGTGAtcgccttcttggtgttgttctCTCTCCTCGCCGTCTCCTCCGCCGCGGAGAAATTCGATTTCTTCTACCTTGTTCAACAG TGGCCGGGCTCGTTCTGCGACACGCGGCAGGGCTGCTGCTTCCCGGATGACACGAAGCCGGCGGCGGCGTTCGGCATCCACGGGCTGTGGCCCAACTACGCCAAGTGCCGTGGCCGCCAGGGCCTCGCCCGCGCGATGCTCGGCGACGACGCCTTCCTCTCCACCGTGGGGCGGCGGGGCAAGTGCTGGCCGGAGTACTGCGACGACGGCAACGAGCTGAGCCCGTGGGAGATCCGGGACCTGGTGGCGTCGCTGGACCGGAGCTGGCCGACGCTGTCGTGCAAGAACCGGCGCAGCTTCGAGTTCTGGAGCTACGAGTGGAAGAAGCACGGCACCTGCTCCAACCTGGAGCCGCACGACTACTTCGCGCGCACGCTGGCGCTCAAGGCCAAGCACGACCTGGCGGCGATCCTCGCGGACGCCGGGATCGTGCCGTCGGACACCGAGACGTACCCGGTGAGCAGCGTCAGGGACGCCATCGCGCAGGGGACCGGGTTCGTGGCCAACCTGGAGTGCAACcgcgacgcggacggcgaggcGCAGCTGTTCCAGGTGTACCAGTGCGTCGACCGGGACGCCAAGGACCTCATCGACTGCCCGCTCGCCATGCCCACCAAGTGCACCGACCGGGTTAAGTTGCCTGTCTTCTGA